In one Brienomyrus brachyistius isolate T26 chromosome 7, BBRACH_0.4, whole genome shotgun sequence genomic region, the following are encoded:
- the LOC125746643 gene encoding patatin-like phospholipase domain-containing protein 7 isoform X6, translating into MQRAVPHKLMLGAGIDIRTRLQQFVEERMQTTMLTGMVIGAAVAVSLIGIVVLFLYRKYKLSGQQQAGVPRYRFRKRDKVLFYGRKIMRKVQTLSSTPSSTSLSRQRSRKRTKVLTIARKILRIRKEPPTLQLKEPPPSLLEADLTEFDVQNSHLPSEVLYMLKNVRVLGHFEKPLFLELCRHMVSIELQEGEGLFRPGDQDDSIYVVQDGRLELCVLESDGTEVVVKEVLPGDSVHSLLSILDVITGYPAPYKTVSARAAARSAILRLPASAFQSVFRKYPETLVRVIQIIMVRLQRVTFLALHNYLGLTTELFSPESQAVPLVSVASVIAEGSPGRTMRRLHSLPATDDEVAQAEADTEKHGVPETSPAPQRKARSVSMPIDYSAGVAGKDLDMAYERARVTIDDPPSSPVIQKSILKKSVTMQQTPSAVFHYTDSGGRSDQVHPSKVNTIFQAAKKDLLGIIQLKDPSLLEGRVTLHQVKTGSVVAQQGDQDVSVQFVISGLLHVYQRMIDREEDTCLFHTHPGELVGQLAVLTGEPLIFTVRAHRDCTFLSISKIHFYEIMRVEPSVVLNVAHTVVRRMSPFVRQIDFALDWMAVEAGRAVYRQGDKSDSTFIVLSGRLRSVILKEDGKKELTGEYGRGDLIGVVEALTHQNRATTVHAVRDSELAKLPEGALSSIKRRYPQVVTRLIHLLGQKILQQVNGPLTARSLTLHTPGSKWDTGNPASNLSTVSILPVSDEVPLTAFALELQHALSAIGPTLLLTSDIIKQRLGAAALDNVHEYRLSSWLGQQEDIHRIVLYQSDSSLTPWTQRCIRQADCIIIVGLGEQDPTVGELERMLEGSAVRAQKQLVLLHREDGPSPQGTVDWLNMRSWISRHLHLSCPRRVFTKRSLPKLREMYQRVFQKPPNRHSDFSRLARVLTGNAIGLVLGGGGARGCSQVGIIRALKEAGIPIDLVGGTSIGSLMGALYAEDRSYSRMRVRAREWAMEMTSVFKKVLDLTYPVTSMFSGAAFNSGISSVFQSKQIEDLWIPYFNITTDISASTMRVHTDGSLWRYVRASMSLSGYLPPLCDPKDGHLLMDGGYINNLPADVARSMGAKVVIAIDVGSQDETHLTNYGDSLSGWWLLWKRFNPLAKKVKVLNMAEIQTRLAYVCCVRQLEVVKNSDYCEYIRPPIDRYRTLEFAKFDEIAEVGYQHGKTVFDVWCRSGVVEKMLKDRHQEDFRNTKSNNVVTCPNASFTDLAEIVSRIEPVKQVVVDEESDYQTDYEEEAVESALSDIELPNHHSEHTEGEETIDSDDESEIRQRRRPNQSTRNVSL; encoded by the exons ATGCAGAGAGCTGTGCCACATA AGCTCATGCTGGGCGCCGGGATTGACATTCGAACACGGCTGCAGCAGTTTGTGGAGGAGAGGATGCAAACCACCATG TTGACAGGCATGGTGATCGGGGCAGCAGTGGCCGTGTCCCTCATCGGCATCGTGGTGCTGTTCCTCTACAGGAAATACAAGCTGTCTG GGCAGCAGCAGGCTGGCGTTCCTCGATATCGCTTCCGGAAGAGGGATAAGGTGCTGTTTTACGGCAGAAAGATCATGAGGAAG GTGCAGACTCTCTCTTCCACACCCTCGTCCACCTCTTTATCCCGCCAGCGTTCTCGGAAGAGAACCAAAGTCCTAACCATAGCTCGCAA GATCCTACGGATCCGAAAGGAGCCCCCCACCCTGCAGCTGAAGGAGCCGCCCCCCTCGCTGCTGGAGGCCGACCTGACCGAGTTTGATGTGCAGAACTCCCACCTCCCGTCTGAGGTGCTCTACATGCTGAAGAACGTCAG GGTGCTGGGTCACTTTGAGAAGCCGCTCTTCCTGGAACTGTGTCGTCACATGGTCTCCATAGAGCtgcaggagggcgagggcctCTTTCGGCCCGGGGACCAAGACGACAGCATATACGTGGTGCAGGACGGCCGCCTGGAGCTGTGCGTGCTTGAGAGT GATGGCACGGAGGTGGTGGTGAAGGAAGTGTTGCCAGGAGACAGCGTACACAGCCTTCTCAGCATCCTGGATGTTATCACC GGCTACCCGGCTCCCTATAAGACTGTATCGGCACGGGCAGCCGCCCGTTCCGCCATCCTGCGTCTCCCAGCCTCAGCTTTTCAGTCCGTCTTTAGGAAGTACCCGGAGACGCTTGTCCGAGTCATCCAG ATTATCATGGTACGCCTTCAGAGGGTTACCTTTCTGGCTCTGCACAACTACCTGGGTCTGACCACGGAGCTCTTCAGCCCG GAAAGCCAAGCTGTGCCCTTGGTGTCAGTGGCCAGCGTCATCGCCGAGGGCAGCCCGGGCCGAACCATGCGGCGGCTGCACTCCCTCCCTGCCACCGACGACGAGGTTGCCCAGGCGGAAGCAG ACACGGAAAAGCACGGCGTGCCGGAGACCTCACCGGCTCCCCAGCGGAAGGCCCGCTCCGTCTCCATGCCGATCGATTATTCCG CAGGGGTGGCTGGAAAGGACCTCGACATGGCTTATGAGCGCGCCAGGGTCACCATCGACGACCCGCCCTCCAGCCCTGTCATCCAGAAG TCAATCTTGAAGAAAAGCGTGACCATGCAGCAGACACCCTCTGCTGTGTTCCACTACACGGACAGTGGGGGGCGCTCTGACCAAGTCCATCCTAGTAAAGTTAACACGATCTTCCAGGCAGCCAAGAAGGACCTGTTGGGCATTATCCAGTTAAAG GACCCCAGCCTGCTAGAGGGCAGAGTGACGCTGCACCAGGTCAAAACCGGATCTGTGGTGGCCCAGCAGGGTGATCAG GACGTGAGCGTGCAGTTCGTGATCTCGGGCCTGCTGCACGTGTACCAGCGCATGATTGACCGTGAGGAGGACACGTGCCTGTTTCACACACACCCCGGCGAGCTGGTAGGCCAGCTAGCCGTGCTGACGGGCGAGCCGCTCATCTTCACGGTTCGCGCCCATCGCGACTGCACCTTTCTCTCCATCTCCAAGATCCACTTCTACGA GATCATGCGTGTGGAGCCCAGCGTGGTGCTGAACGTGGCTCACACGGTAGTGCGCCGGATGTCCCCCTTCGTGCGGCAGATCGACTTCGCCCTTGATTGGATGGCCGTGGAAGCTGGCAGGGCCGTCTACAG GCAGGGGGACAAGTCGGACAGCACCTTCATCGTCCTGAGCGGCCGGCTGCGCTCCGTCATCCTCAAGGAGGACGGCAAGAAGGAACTGACGGGGGAGTACGGTCGGGGCGACCTCATCGGAGTG GTGGAGGCTCTGACCCACCAGAACCGGGCCACCACAGTGCACGCGGTCCGGGACTCGGAGCTTGCCAAGCTTCCGGAAGGTGCCCTCAGCTCCATTAAGAGGAGGTACCCGCAG GTGGTGACCAGATTGATCCATCTGCTCGGGCAGAAGATTTTACAGCAGGTTAACGGTCCCctgacag CCCGCAGCCTCACCCTCCACACCCCAGGGAGTAAGTGGGACACAGGAAATCCCGCCTCCAACCTGTCCACTGTCTCcatcctgcctgtttctgatgAGGTTCCCCTGACCGCCTtcgccctggagctgcagcacgcgCTCAGTGCCATCG GACCCACCCTGCTCCTGACCAGTGACATCATCAAACAGCGCCTGGGAGCCGCAGCACTAGACAA TGTGCACGAGTACCGCCTGTCAAGCTGGCTGGGACAGCAGGAGGATATCCACCGCATCGTGCTCTACCAATCAGACAGCTCCCTCACACCCTGGACCCAGCGCTGCATCCGGCAGGCCGACTGCATCATTATCGTAGGGCTCGGCGAGCAGGATCCCACCGTGGGGGAG CTGGAGCGCATGCTAGAGGGAAGTGCGGTGAGAGCCCAAAAGCAGCTGGTCTTGCTGCACCGTGAGGATGGGCCGTCCCCCCAGGGCACCGTGGACTGGCTCAACATGCGCAGCTGGATCTCCAGGCACCTGCACCTGTCCTGCCCCCGCAGGGTGTTCACCAAGAGGAGCCTGCCCAAACTG AGGGAGATGTACCAGCGTGTCTTCCAGAAGCCCCCGAATCGCCACTCAGACTTCTCTCGGTTGGCTCGAGTCCTGACAGGCAACGCCATTGGTCTGGTGctggggggaggcggagccAG GGGCTGCTCCCAGGTGGGCATAATCCGTGCTTTGAAAGAGGCTGGGATCCCAATTGATCTTGTGGGTGGCACTTCCATTGGGTCCCTGATGGGGGCGCTCTATGCAGAAGATCGCAGCTACAGTCGCATGAGGGTCCGGGCGCGGGAATGGGCGATG GAAATGACCTCCGTCTTCAAAAAGGTGCTGGACCTCACCTACCCCGTCACCTCTATGTTCTCTGGTGCGGCCTTCAACTCCGGCATCTCGAGCGTCTTCCAGAGCAAGCAGATCGAG GATCTGTGGATCCCCTACTTCAACATCACCACGGACATCTCGGCCTCTACCATGAGGGTGCACACTGatg GCTCCCTGTGGCGATATGTGCGTGCCAGCATGTCCCTTTCGGGCTACTTGCCTCCCCTTTGCGACCCAAAAGACGGGCACCTGCTCATGGATGGGGGTTATATCAACAACCTGCCAG CGGATGTGGCGCGGTCCATGGGCGCCAAGGTCGTGATCGCCATCGACGTGGGCAGCCAGGACGAGACCCACCTCACCAACTATGGTGACTCCCTGTCAGGCTGGTGGCTTCTTTGGAAACGTTTCAACCCCCTTGCCAAGAAAGTGAAG GTGCTGAACATGGCGGAGATCCAGACGCGGCTGGCCTATGTGTGTTGTgtgaggcagctggaggtggtgaAGAACAGCGATTACTGCGAGTATATCCGGCCTCCCATCGACCGCTACCGCACACTGGAGTTCGCCAAGTTCGACGAGATCGCC GAGGTGGGCTACCAGCACGGCAAGACCGTGTTTGACGTGTGGTGCCGCAGTGGCGTGGTGGAGAAGATGCTGAAGGACAGGCACCAGGAAGATTTCCGCAACACCAAGAGTAACAAC GTGGTAACCTGTCCCAACGCCTCCTTCACTGACCTGGCGGAGATCGTGTCCCGCATTGAGCCAGTGAAGCAGGTGGTCGTTGATG aagagtCAGATTACCAGACTGACTATGAGGAAGAGGCAGTGGAGAGTGCCCTCTCCGATATAGAGCTACCCAATCACCACAGCGAGCACACAGAGGGGGAGGAGACCATAGACTCA GATGATGAATCGGAGATTCGACAGAGACGGAGGCCTAACCAATCCACAAGAAATGTCAGCTTGTAG
- the LOC125746643 gene encoding patatin-like phospholipase domain-containing protein 7 isoform X2 → MRYIVTKSLCMESVTCYGDSEMEGEDAESCATYPLMLGAGIDIRTRLQQFVEERMQTTMLTGMVIGAAVAVSLIGIVVLFLYRKYKLSGQQQAGVPRYRFRKRDKVLFYGRKIMRKVQTLSSTPSSTSLSRQRSRKRTKVLTIARKILRIRKEPPTLQLKEPPPSLLEADLTEFDVQNSHLPSEVLYMLKNVRVLGHFEKPLFLELCRHMVSIELQEGEGLFRPGDQDDSIYVVQDGRLELCVLESDGTEVVVKEVLPGDSVHSLLSILDVITGYPAPYKTVSARAAARSAILRLPASAFQSVFRKYPETLVRVIQIIMVRLQRVTFLALHNYLGLTTELFSPESQAVPLVSVASVIAEGSPGRTMRRLHSLPATDDEVAQAEADTEKHGVPETSPAPQRKARSVSMPIDYSGVAGKDLDMAYERARVTIDDPPSSPVIQKSILKKSVTMQQTPSAVFHYTDSGGRSDQVHPSKVNTIFQAAKKDLLGIIQLKDPSLLEGRVTLHQVKTGSVVAQQGDQDVSVQFVISGLLHVYQRMIDREEDTCLFHTHPGELVGQLAVLTGEPLIFTVRAHRDCTFLSISKIHFYEIMRVEPSVVLNVAHTVVRRMSPFVRQIDFALDWMAVEAGRAVYRQGDKSDSTFIVLSGRLRSVILKEDGKKELTGEYGRGDLIGVVEALTHQNRATTVHAVRDSELAKLPEGALSSIKRRYPQVVTRLIHLLGQKILQQVNGPLTARSLTLHTPGSKWDTGNPASNLSTVSILPVSDEVPLTAFALELQHALSAIGPTLLLTSDIIKQRLGAAALDNVHEYRLSSWLGQQEDIHRIVLYQSDSSLTPWTQRCIRQADCIIIVGLGEQDPTVGELERMLEGSAVRAQKQLVLLHREDGPSPQGTVDWLNMRSWISRHLHLSCPRRVFTKRSLPKLREMYQRVFQKPPNRHSDFSRLARVLTGNAIGLVLGGGGARGCSQVGIIRALKEAGIPIDLVGGTSIGSLMGALYAEDRSYSRMRVRAREWAMEMTSVFKKVLDLTYPVTSMFSGAAFNSGISSVFQSKQIEDLWIPYFNITTDISASTMRVHTDGSLWRYVRASMSLSGYLPPLCDPKDGHLLMDGGYINNLPADVARSMGAKVVIAIDVGSQDETHLTNYGDSLSGWWLLWKRFNPLAKKVKVLNMAEIQTRLAYVCCVRQLEVVKNSDYCEYIRPPIDRYRTLEFAKFDEIAEVGYQHGKTVFDVWCRSGVVEKMLKDRHQEDFRNTKSNNVVTCPNASFTDLAEIVSRIEPVKQVVVDEESDYQTDYEEEAVESALSDIELPNHHSEHTEGEETIDSDDESEIRQRRRPNQSTRNVSL, encoded by the exons ATGCGCTACATCGTCACAAAAAGTCTTTGCATGGAAAGTGTCACCTGTTACGGTGACAGCG AAATGGAAGGTGAAGATGCAGAGAGCTGTGCCACATACCCG CTCATGCTGGGCGCCGGGATTGACATTCGAACACGGCTGCAGCAGTTTGTGGAGGAGAGGATGCAAACCACCATG TTGACAGGCATGGTGATCGGGGCAGCAGTGGCCGTGTCCCTCATCGGCATCGTGGTGCTGTTCCTCTACAGGAAATACAAGCTGTCTG GGCAGCAGCAGGCTGGCGTTCCTCGATATCGCTTCCGGAAGAGGGATAAGGTGCTGTTTTACGGCAGAAAGATCATGAGGAAG GTGCAGACTCTCTCTTCCACACCCTCGTCCACCTCTTTATCCCGCCAGCGTTCTCGGAAGAGAACCAAAGTCCTAACCATAGCTCGCAA GATCCTACGGATCCGAAAGGAGCCCCCCACCCTGCAGCTGAAGGAGCCGCCCCCCTCGCTGCTGGAGGCCGACCTGACCGAGTTTGATGTGCAGAACTCCCACCTCCCGTCTGAGGTGCTCTACATGCTGAAGAACGTCAG GGTGCTGGGTCACTTTGAGAAGCCGCTCTTCCTGGAACTGTGTCGTCACATGGTCTCCATAGAGCtgcaggagggcgagggcctCTTTCGGCCCGGGGACCAAGACGACAGCATATACGTGGTGCAGGACGGCCGCCTGGAGCTGTGCGTGCTTGAGAGT GATGGCACGGAGGTGGTGGTGAAGGAAGTGTTGCCAGGAGACAGCGTACACAGCCTTCTCAGCATCCTGGATGTTATCACC GGCTACCCGGCTCCCTATAAGACTGTATCGGCACGGGCAGCCGCCCGTTCCGCCATCCTGCGTCTCCCAGCCTCAGCTTTTCAGTCCGTCTTTAGGAAGTACCCGGAGACGCTTGTCCGAGTCATCCAG ATTATCATGGTACGCCTTCAGAGGGTTACCTTTCTGGCTCTGCACAACTACCTGGGTCTGACCACGGAGCTCTTCAGCCCG GAAAGCCAAGCTGTGCCCTTGGTGTCAGTGGCCAGCGTCATCGCCGAGGGCAGCCCGGGCCGAACCATGCGGCGGCTGCACTCCCTCCCTGCCACCGACGACGAGGTTGCCCAGGCGGAAGCAG ACACGGAAAAGCACGGCGTGCCGGAGACCTCACCGGCTCCCCAGCGGAAGGCCCGCTCCGTCTCCATGCCGATCGATTATTCCG GGGTGGCTGGAAAGGACCTCGACATGGCTTATGAGCGCGCCAGGGTCACCATCGACGACCCGCCCTCCAGCCCTGTCATCCAGAAG TCAATCTTGAAGAAAAGCGTGACCATGCAGCAGACACCCTCTGCTGTGTTCCACTACACGGACAGTGGGGGGCGCTCTGACCAAGTCCATCCTAGTAAAGTTAACACGATCTTCCAGGCAGCCAAGAAGGACCTGTTGGGCATTATCCAGTTAAAG GACCCCAGCCTGCTAGAGGGCAGAGTGACGCTGCACCAGGTCAAAACCGGATCTGTGGTGGCCCAGCAGGGTGATCAG GACGTGAGCGTGCAGTTCGTGATCTCGGGCCTGCTGCACGTGTACCAGCGCATGATTGACCGTGAGGAGGACACGTGCCTGTTTCACACACACCCCGGCGAGCTGGTAGGCCAGCTAGCCGTGCTGACGGGCGAGCCGCTCATCTTCACGGTTCGCGCCCATCGCGACTGCACCTTTCTCTCCATCTCCAAGATCCACTTCTACGA GATCATGCGTGTGGAGCCCAGCGTGGTGCTGAACGTGGCTCACACGGTAGTGCGCCGGATGTCCCCCTTCGTGCGGCAGATCGACTTCGCCCTTGATTGGATGGCCGTGGAAGCTGGCAGGGCCGTCTACAG GCAGGGGGACAAGTCGGACAGCACCTTCATCGTCCTGAGCGGCCGGCTGCGCTCCGTCATCCTCAAGGAGGACGGCAAGAAGGAACTGACGGGGGAGTACGGTCGGGGCGACCTCATCGGAGTG GTGGAGGCTCTGACCCACCAGAACCGGGCCACCACAGTGCACGCGGTCCGGGACTCGGAGCTTGCCAAGCTTCCGGAAGGTGCCCTCAGCTCCATTAAGAGGAGGTACCCGCAG GTGGTGACCAGATTGATCCATCTGCTCGGGCAGAAGATTTTACAGCAGGTTAACGGTCCCctgacag CCCGCAGCCTCACCCTCCACACCCCAGGGAGTAAGTGGGACACAGGAAATCCCGCCTCCAACCTGTCCACTGTCTCcatcctgcctgtttctgatgAGGTTCCCCTGACCGCCTtcgccctggagctgcagcacgcgCTCAGTGCCATCG GACCCACCCTGCTCCTGACCAGTGACATCATCAAACAGCGCCTGGGAGCCGCAGCACTAGACAA TGTGCACGAGTACCGCCTGTCAAGCTGGCTGGGACAGCAGGAGGATATCCACCGCATCGTGCTCTACCAATCAGACAGCTCCCTCACACCCTGGACCCAGCGCTGCATCCGGCAGGCCGACTGCATCATTATCGTAGGGCTCGGCGAGCAGGATCCCACCGTGGGGGAG CTGGAGCGCATGCTAGAGGGAAGTGCGGTGAGAGCCCAAAAGCAGCTGGTCTTGCTGCACCGTGAGGATGGGCCGTCCCCCCAGGGCACCGTGGACTGGCTCAACATGCGCAGCTGGATCTCCAGGCACCTGCACCTGTCCTGCCCCCGCAGGGTGTTCACCAAGAGGAGCCTGCCCAAACTG AGGGAGATGTACCAGCGTGTCTTCCAGAAGCCCCCGAATCGCCACTCAGACTTCTCTCGGTTGGCTCGAGTCCTGACAGGCAACGCCATTGGTCTGGTGctggggggaggcggagccAG GGGCTGCTCCCAGGTGGGCATAATCCGTGCTTTGAAAGAGGCTGGGATCCCAATTGATCTTGTGGGTGGCACTTCCATTGGGTCCCTGATGGGGGCGCTCTATGCAGAAGATCGCAGCTACAGTCGCATGAGGGTCCGGGCGCGGGAATGGGCGATG GAAATGACCTCCGTCTTCAAAAAGGTGCTGGACCTCACCTACCCCGTCACCTCTATGTTCTCTGGTGCGGCCTTCAACTCCGGCATCTCGAGCGTCTTCCAGAGCAAGCAGATCGAG GATCTGTGGATCCCCTACTTCAACATCACCACGGACATCTCGGCCTCTACCATGAGGGTGCACACTGatg GCTCCCTGTGGCGATATGTGCGTGCCAGCATGTCCCTTTCGGGCTACTTGCCTCCCCTTTGCGACCCAAAAGACGGGCACCTGCTCATGGATGGGGGTTATATCAACAACCTGCCAG CGGATGTGGCGCGGTCCATGGGCGCCAAGGTCGTGATCGCCATCGACGTGGGCAGCCAGGACGAGACCCACCTCACCAACTATGGTGACTCCCTGTCAGGCTGGTGGCTTCTTTGGAAACGTTTCAACCCCCTTGCCAAGAAAGTGAAG GTGCTGAACATGGCGGAGATCCAGACGCGGCTGGCCTATGTGTGTTGTgtgaggcagctggaggtggtgaAGAACAGCGATTACTGCGAGTATATCCGGCCTCCCATCGACCGCTACCGCACACTGGAGTTCGCCAAGTTCGACGAGATCGCC GAGGTGGGCTACCAGCACGGCAAGACCGTGTTTGACGTGTGGTGCCGCAGTGGCGTGGTGGAGAAGATGCTGAAGGACAGGCACCAGGAAGATTTCCGCAACACCAAGAGTAACAAC GTGGTAACCTGTCCCAACGCCTCCTTCACTGACCTGGCGGAGATCGTGTCCCGCATTGAGCCAGTGAAGCAGGTGGTCGTTGATG aagagtCAGATTACCAGACTGACTATGAGGAAGAGGCAGTGGAGAGTGCCCTCTCCGATATAGAGCTACCCAATCACCACAGCGAGCACACAGAGGGGGAGGAGACCATAGACTCA GATGATGAATCGGAGATTCGACAGAGACGGAGGCCTAACCAATCCACAAGAAATGTCAGCTTGTAG